CGAGCGCGCGAAGCTCCTCCTCGACGTGTGGCAGCTCAAGTTCGACCCGGGCTCGGGTGTGCTCGACGTGCACGTGAGCCGCGTCCGCGACAAGCTCGGGGAGCGCTCGTGGATGATCGAGACCGTGCGCGGCACGGGCTACCGTCTGCGCGCCGAGAAGGCCTGAGCGCGCGGGGCGGCGGTGCAGTTCCGGCGTCGCATCGTGCTCTCTACCGTGGCCGTCACGGCGGTCGCGCTCGGCGTGGCGTTCTTCGCGATCTCGAAAGAGTTCACGGAGCTCCAGGAGAGTCGGCTCGACGGCGAGCTCGTCGACGTGGCGAAGGTCGAGGCCAAAGAGGCGCCACTCTTCGGTTTTTCGTTCAACGAAGGCCCCGGGCCGCCCACGAACGACGTGGGCCCGCTGACGAAGCACGGCGTCATCTACGGCGACGACGACGCGCCGATGTCGGCCACCGCCCCGTTCGACAAGCTCCCGCCTTCGCGGGCCACGCTCTCGCACCCGAACGAACGCTGCTTCGATTTCGAGCACGGCGGCCACCACTACCGCGGCGTGCTCGTCGGTATCCCGGGCCACCCCAAGAAGACGGTGCTGCTCGCCGCGCTCCGCGAGGACCTCGACGCCGACGAGCGCTTCCTCCGTGATGCCATGGCGTTCGCCTTCGTGGTGGCGCTCGCGTGGGCCGGGGTCATCGCGAGCTTCGTCGTGCGGAGGTTCACGCGCGAGCACCAGCGCATCGCCGAGGTGGCGAACCGCGTGACCAAGGGAGACCTCTCGGCGCGGGTCGCGGCGCGCTCGGGCGACCCCGACGTGCTGAACCTCGCAAGGGACGTGGACGAGATGATCGACACCATCTCCGCGCTCATGACCTCGCAGCGAAGGTTCCTGGCGCACGCGGCCCACGAGCTCCGCTCGCCGATCACCAAAATCTACGGAGAGCTCCAGCTCGCCGTGCGCAAAGACCGCGAGGCCCCGGAGCTGAAGAAGGCGATCCTCGAGGCGCTCGAGTCGACGCGCGCCCTCAAGAACCTCACGGACGACCTCCTCTCGCTCGCCAAGGTCACGGCGGGGGACACCTCGAACGAAGAGTGCATGCTCGGCTCCGTGGTCGACAACGCCGTCGCCCTGTCGCGGCCCCTCGCCGAGGAGCGCAAGGTCACCTTCGCGTGCGAGGGGCTCGACGTCCGCCTCTCGGGGCGACCGAACGACCTCTCCCGCCTCTTTCGGAACCTCCTCGAGAACGCCGCCTCCCACTCCCCGGAGGGCGGCCTGGTGCGCGTCTTCGGCGAGGTCGACGAGCGCGCGGGCCAGGTCACCGTGGTCGTCGAGGACGAGGGCGAGGGTGTGCCCGAAGAGGACCGCGAGCGCATCTTCGAGCCATTTTTTCGGAGCGCGCAGTCGAAGTCGCGGCTCGCGGGGGGCTCGGGCCTCGGCCTCGGGATCGCGCGCGAGATCGCCCTCGCCCACGAGGGCACCCTCACGCTCGGCCGAGGGGAGCTCGGGGCGCGCTTCGTCGTGACCCTCCCCGTCTCCCGCGGCACGACCTCGAGCGCCCCACCTTCGGCCTGATCGTCCGGGCAGGCGCGTTTTCGCGGTGTCCGGTCTCGCCACGCGGGCCACCGTCGTGTATCTCGGGCGCGCCATGATTCGCCTCGACTCGGTCGGTCGCCAGCACGGACAACAGATTCTCTTCACCGACGCCTCGGCCGCCGTGAACCGCGGTGAGAAGGTGGGCCTCGTCGGCCCGAACGGCTCGGGAAAGACCACGATTTTCCGCATGATCCTGAAGGAGGAGACGCCCGACACCGGCAGCGTCACCGTCGATCGCGGGACCACGATCGGCTACTTCAGCCAGGACGTGGGCGAGATGTCGGGGCACACCGTCGTGGCCATGGCCATGGCCGGCGCGGGCCAGGTGGCCGACGTGGCCCAAGAGCTCCGCGAGCTCGAGGCGGCGTTCGGAGACCCGGACAAGGCCGACCAGATGGACGAGCTCGTGAACCGCTACGGCGAGGCCCAGGCGCGCTTCGAGGAGCTCGGCGGCTACGCGCTCGAGGGCAAGGCGCGCGAGGTGCTCGCGGGGCTCGGCTTCTCGCAAGAGGTCATGGACGGGGACGTGGAGAAGCTCTCGGGCGGCTGGAAAATGCGGGTCGCGCTCGCGCGAGTCCTCCTCATGCGGCCGGACGTGCTCCTCCTCGACGAGCCGACCAACCACCTCGACCTCGAGTCGATCCTCTGGCTCGAGGGCTACCTCAAGGGCTTCGAGGGCGCGCTGGTCATGACCTCCCACGATCGCGAGTTCATGAACCGCATCGTGCAGAAGATCCTCGAGATCGACGGCGGCGAGCTCACGACCTACTCGGGAAATTACGACTTTTACGTCAAACAGCGCGCCATCGCCGATCGCAACGCCGAGGCCCAGTACGAGCGCCAGCAGGCCATGCTCGCCAAAGAAGAGGCCTTCATCGCGCGGTTCAAGGCCCGCGCGAGCCACGCGGCGCAGGTGCAGTCCCGCGTGAAGAAGCTCGAGAAGATC
The DNA window shown above is from Myxococcales bacterium and carries:
- a CDS encoding HAMP domain-containing histidine kinase, encoding MQFRRRIVLSTVAVTAVALGVAFFAISKEFTELQESRLDGELVDVAKVEAKEAPLFGFSFNEGPGPPTNDVGPLTKHGVIYGDDDAPMSATAPFDKLPPSRATLSHPNERCFDFEHGGHHYRGVLVGIPGHPKKTVLLAALREDLDADERFLRDAMAFAFVVALAWAGVIASFVVRRFTREHQRIAEVANRVTKGDLSARVAARSGDPDVLNLARDVDEMIDTISALMTSQRRFLAHAAHELRSPITKIYGELQLAVRKDREAPELKKAILEALESTRALKNLTDDLLSLAKVTAGDTSNEECMLGSVVDNAVALSRPLAEERKVTFACEGLDVRLSGRPNDLSRLFRNLLENAASHSPEGGLVRVFGEVDERAGQVTVVVEDEGEGVPEEDRERIFEPFFRSAQSKSRLAGGSGLGLGIAREIALAHEGTLTLGRGELGARFVVTLPVSRGTTSSAPPSA
- a CDS encoding ABC-F family ATP-binding cassette domain-containing protein, translated to MIRLDSVGRQHGQQILFTDASAAVNRGEKVGLVGPNGSGKTTIFRMILKEETPDTGSVTVDRGTTIGYFSQDVGEMSGHTVVAMAMAGAGQVADVAQELRELEAAFGDPDKADQMDELVNRYGEAQARFEELGGYALEGKAREVLAGLGFSQEVMDGDVEKLSGGWKMRVALARVLLMRPDVLLLDEPTNHLDLESILWLEGYLKGFEGALVMTSHDREFMNRIVQKILEIDGGELTTYSGNYDFYVKQRAIADRNAEAQYERQQAMLAKEEAFIARFKARASHAAQVQSRVKKLEKIEKVEPPKRRRKLTFDFPKPPRSGEDVVGLEGIKKVFGSRTIYDHFSMLIRRRERWCVMGVNGAGKSTLLKLVVGALSPDEGKVSVGPSTKVGYFSQHAMDVLSPTDTVWDTLVHAFPKASQGSLRTLAGVFGFSGDDVEKPIRVLSGGEKARVVLAKMLFDPPNFLVLDEPTNHLDMDTKEMMIETLKDFEGTMLFVSHDRHFLAELSNRVLELSGSDARFYGGGYSEYVTESGHEAPERLAPSP